Genomic segment of Rana temporaria chromosome 12, aRanTem1.1, whole genome shotgun sequence:
tagtggcCAATTGTCCGACCTCAACACATGTTCACATGAGCAGAAGTACGGTACCAACTCTGTACGTGCAACTTAGATGCAGTGGCGGGATTGCTCACAAGAGGAATTATAAATGGGCGTGGGTGGGCTTTAAAGAGGTCCTGTGCTGAAAAGCAAAGTCAAAATGGGTTGGGTGGGTTTTAAGGAGGCCCTTTCACTTTGCCCATGTGGTCTCTTTACAGACAGACAATCTATGATGACAAAGATATGGAGCTGACTTGGTTGGTAAAGATACGGCCTGTATACTTACTAATTTCTAAGAATAGCTCATTAATGTTGATGGCGTTCTTGGCACTTGTCTCCACAAACACAGCATTGATGGAATCAGCATAATCTTTAGCATCTTTTTCCAGCACTTCCCTAAAAGGAAAAATTGAATCAATTCTGTTGACGAAGGTGAAGGTTTCTTACAATATCAGATTTATTATAGGGggggaccaatatgctgctaaatgcccaaaggcgtttttacaattcggcactgcgtcgctttaacagacaattgcgcggtcgtgcgacgtggctcccaaacaaaattgacgtccttttttccccacaaatagagctttcttttggtggtatttgatcacctctgcggtttttattttttgcgctataaacaaaaatagagcgacaattttgaaaaaaaatgcaatattttttactttttgctgtaatacatatcccccaaaaacatataacatttttttttcctcagtttaggccgatacgtattcttctacctatttttggtaaaaaaaaaaaaaaaaaaatcgcaataagcgtttatcgattggtttgcgcaaaatttatagcgtttacaaattaggggatagttttatttagcgatttttttcgtgactacggcattatggcggacacttcggacaattttgacacatttttgggaccattgtcattttcacagcaaaaaatgcatttaaattgcattgtttattacgaaaatgacagttgcagtttgggagttaaccacagggggcgctgtaggagttagtgttcacctagtgtgtgtttacaactgtaggggggtgtggctgtaggactgacgtcatcgatcgagtctccctataaaagggatcactcgatcgatgcagccgccaccgtgaagcacggggaagccgcgtttacatacggctctccccgttcttcagctccggggagcgatcgcgacggagcggctataaacgaatagccgcgccgtcgccccggatcgctccccgcgggaatccgaccgccgcatgtagcagggggggggtcccgatcggacccccgacccgcggaaaggcaaggacgtacctgtacgcccatttgcctgtacgtgccattctgtggacgtatatatacatgcggcggtcgggaagtggttaaagaactctACACAGCACTAGGTATATGTATTAAATTCACTCTACCTTGCTAAAATAAATTTTTAGCCCGATAACAGCTGTCCTCTtcgaaggataaaaaaaaaaaaaaaaaaaaaacatactcacTAGTCCATGGATTCCAGTGTCGTCTTGCTTTCTGCGGAAGTTCTCCATGCACCCCTCTCCTAGAATGCTGCCATCTTAAAGTTCCTGTTTGCACATCCGACAGATATATGGGGCTGGGAGAGACCTGTGGTACGCCTGCGCTTGCGTGAGGGATCTTGCAGGTCTTCCATGTATTTGGGACCTGGCAGACCTGTAGTGTTTATGCGCATGCGCAAGATATTGCAGGTCTTCCGGGTCCCGCAATACTCATCCCCAAGTGAAACACTGCAGAATGTGTGACGAGACATCCCAAAAGGATTAAAGATGCTACACCAAAATAAGGTATTTACACtgcttcacttaaagcggagctccatccaaaaggggcagctccacttgtttgccttgcttcacttaaagcggagctccatccaaaaggggaagctccacttgtttgcctcccccctccgctgccacatttggcacctttcgggggacagcgggtacctggttttgacaggtgcctgctcccacttctggctcaGTTTACCATGGGGAAGTTAGCCGGATGTTCGGGCCCCCCCCGCAGCCAGCCTATTCACAGAGCGCAGCACAATTCAGTGGCCCCCCTCCCTTAGCCAAGATGGCGACACTAGCACCTGAGAACTGATCCAAGAATCGGCTCGGGTGAGAACACCGCTGGATGCCTGAATAGGTAAATGCCCTTAtagtaaaggtcagcagctacagcatttgtagctgctgactttccacTTTTTTTGTAACTCCTCTTTCATATGGAATTCCAAGCTCCAGCGCCAGCTTCAGGGGAGAGAAAGGACAGCCAACAACGggtgccccatagtaagcctatgggcaTAGgtatgtgcagcctattgcattagagtgtgcaccccaaatgtattaaaacatggacggtgttagtagggcagtggatggtgtccgtAGAGCAATGGACTTGTCTATCGGGCAGAAGTTGGGTGTCAGTATGGCAGCGGACGGTGTTaatagatttttctttttattattttatttattattctttacaattttttttttaggcgccTCGTTAATGGGGGTTTTGGTGAAttatcagcagggggaatctgcgctgCACAGGGCGAATTAGGGTGTGCCGGGTAAGATTGGGCACACCCTATGCCTATGTGTGATGTCACTGGAGGAATTGCAGCCGTCGTCAGCGTTTAGTCTGAAGCACCTTGAGAATAAGTAAGTATATGCATCTTCCTTCTATAGGGTAGTTAGTATAGGACagcgatggtgaaccttggcaccccagatgttttggaactacctttcccatgatgctcaactacactgcagagtgcattagcatcatgggaaatgtagttccaaaacatctggggtgccaagttttgccatcactggtataggagTTGAGGGGGGGAGGCAGGAGACGCTTTAGgcttaattactgtatttatttgcgTATAACTGAAAATCGGTTACAAatagtgcgtgttatacgcggatactgcaatttgggctgcctctgagaaaatggggaggggggcgggacgagcgccgccAGATTACATAcaccgagaatctcctgtttactcagcagcctctgtaataggaagtcccgtctcctgggccggcattggaccagtgttctgtctttcATAGAAGGCGGCCCAGGAGACGGAACTTTGAATTtaagaggccgccgagtaaacaggagattctcgccgtttctaatctgacggcgctcatcccgcccccctccctgagatgggcattgattaggctgcattcatagcaatggggaggctgcagatgggcattaatcaagctgcattgatgggcaattgtgaggctacagattggCATTGATCAATCTgcatcagggccgatccgccctataggctcactatgcaagccgcttagggcccccgcaaagctgcggagggccccccaaaatactagaggccccgcctggtgagaagtaattttcgcccccttaccccgcttctcaactagctggctgcatgggataagatgtaagaagtcagcaccccctgcttctcactttaatgtaagatgtcatttccgacagcagaacaccccctcccccctgtcactgtcggcagcacccccctctcaactttaatgtgacatgttattttgcttagggccccagggaggtcaggatcggcactgagctgcattgatgggaaattgtgaagcagcagatgggcattgatcaggctgcattgatgggcaattttaaggttgcagatgggcattgattaggctgcattgatgggcactgacccttattttgcttcaaagttctttatttaaattttaagatttttttcagGCCGATATGGATTATATATGTATACAAATTTgcaaaaaagcgtatattgattggtttgcgcaaaagttatagcatctacaaaaataggggatagatttatggcattttttattattaatatttttttaacttgtaatggcagcgatctgcgttttttttttgggactgcgatattatggcggacatatcggacacttttgacacatatttgggaccattggccgctaggggcgtttacgttgatttacgcgtcgaatatgtaaatgagcaagatacgccaattcacgaacgtacatacgcctgtcgcagtaagctacgccgtttacgtaagacatacgccggcgtaaagataaaacacctctataggtggcgcagcccatgcaaggtatggacgacgaaacagacgtcgtattttacgtcgtttgcgtaagccgtacgtgaatggggctgggcgtagattacgttcacgtcgaaagcattgagccgacgtatcttagggagtatttgcgatgtgattctgagcatgcgcgcgcatgcgctgtaccagcggcccttcatttacatggggtcacggttaatttaaatgtagcacgcccactacctgcctattttgaattaggcgggcttacgccggcccattttcgatacgccgacgtaacttacggagcaagtgctttgtgaatactggccttgcctcactatgttacgtcggcgtagcgcaaatgggatgcgctacgccggccaaaagatacgccgctctacgcgaatctggccctatgagtgcAGGTTAGATATGGAAAgaagaatctgattggttgtACACTTCCAGGCTACACCATTTACCAACATATCACCTTCCCAGTGTTTTCTACATGCAGAGCCGATAGACAACCCACCATGGATAAGACACGGCTTGCATACAGGGCTATAGAAAGAATGACAGACAATATTTGTACGAAGGTAACCAGACGTACCTGACGTCATTCAGGTCACATTTGTTTCCAGCTATTGCCACCACGATGTTGGGGGGCCCATGCTGACGAAGCTCCTTCACCCAGTTCTTCAACGTTGAAAACGTTTCCTGTAGAAGAGGGGGTGATCGGCAGAATATTAGAAGCTTATCTATATGAAGTCAGGCACGTTAATACAAAGTCATGCAGAACTGAAACCAATGGTCTGCAAGTGAACCTTTGCTTTGCCTAGgcagggcaaagcaacaggttcacttaTTGCCCACTTTCTTCCTTTGCTCACCTTTTCAGCTCGTTAGCTGCTATATTAATTCACTGGGAGCTAAACCAAAACATTTCCACGTATTGGGGCATGTGACTCACCCCCCTTCTCTCCATGTGACAGTGAAGGAGCTTGTTGACTGCCTGGGAGCGCTGTCACATGAGAGTGGGGAGAGTCCTTAGCCCTGTGTAAGATCCAAGAATCATTGGCTTCCTCTTTTTCCCCTAGCTGAATAGTATAATGGGGAAGTGAAAGGAAAGTTCACTTTAAGATCTTCCCTTTTTACAGTTTTCCATATAAACATGCATGCCTGGATCTCCCTAGCGGAGGAGCAGGAAGGAATGGGTGCATCCAGGCCCCTCTACCGCCGGATTACTACaggagaaaaaaattgcattcagaCAAGATTTTTAAACATATCTGATCCCTATTACGTCTAATAACAGCCATACATGATGGCCCCTGGTGTAGGGTGCCCACCTGTCCCggcggattgcccgggactgtcccgcaattgacatgtctgtccctggtcccgggcaccttaaTTCCGGgataatacagtgtcctggaatgaaatagaggacacagtcaccccctattaactaataactacatttccggaactggttgctagggctgaagctgcctggcatcttgcaaccagtgacaatttactctcagacagtgaagCCAgtagcgaggcctgcgcctagtgcagcgctactatccccacccacctcggcatctcctccttctccggcacctagcggcaagcagcagggactggtgtgatcttcactctccagatagcgactccactcctttcctgtaatgcacgtggctcatgcaaagggagtgacagcagcactgcatctggtggcaggctatgggtggcaagcggcactgcatctgatggcaagtggcacattcacctgacaaataacccactgacaaattccccatcaaccccgagactacatttcccccgcccccccctcatctttttgtggggaaggtgagggggacggggtgtccctgaatggcagtttggaaatgtggtcaccctaccctggtGCCCAAAGACATGAGGTTTTTGCCTATCTGGCCACCATCAAACATCCATGGCCATCTATACCTTCCTTAGCCAAGGCTAATGGGCTCCCATAACCCAACTCCTGTGGATGATTGTATTTCTACAAGAAACTGGtcatctacagcagtggttctcaactccagtcctcaaggcaccccaacaggtcatgttttcaggctttccatcagTTTGCACAAGTGGTTTGATCAGTTTCacggccttagtaattaccacagccgtgtcatctgagggaaatcctgaaaacatgacctgttggggcgccttgaggactggagttgagaaacactgatctacagCACAGATTTAGGGTCACAGATGAGAAAAGGCAAGAATgaaagtgacaggttctcttgaaGAGCTTGAAGCCCAACCCCTGCCAGGACCAAGTTTTTCTCACCTCCTTTGTAATGTCATATGCTATGATGGCCGCCGTCGATCCTCTGTAATACATTGGAGCCAATGCACGGAACTAGAGGGAAATAAGACAGGCCGCTATAAACACCATTAGTAAAaaagttcacttacctttcctggagttcaaggcccagattcttaaaggacttacgacggcgcagcgccatgtacgccgtcgtaagtcctaaaccgacccgtcgtatctatgcgcctgattcttataatcagttacgcatagatatccattagatccatcAGGCgttagtctcttacgccgtcggatcttaactgcatttttttttgaccgctaggtggcgcttccgccaaattctgcgtcgagtatgcaaattagctagatacgcaaattcccgaacttacgtgcagccgacgcagtaaagttacgacgtttacgttaggcttttcccggcgtatagttgtccctgctatatgaggcataagtgtggcgtactaatgttaagtatggccgtcgttcccgcgtcgaaatctttgaaaaaaaatgaaaaagttaggttgtttgcgtaagtcgtccatgaatggggatggacgtcatttacgttcactgcgaaaaccaatgacgtccttgcggcgtactttggagcaatgcacactgggaaattccacggacggcgcatgcgccgttccgcaaaaacgtcaatcacgtcgggtcacagtagttttacataaaacacgccccccctgatccaaatttgaattaggcgggctttcgccggccgatttacgctacgccgccgcaacttacggagcaagtgctttgagaatacagcacttgcccgtctaagttgcggaggcggaacgtaaatcggatatgttacgcccgggcAAAAGTTAGAGTCTTAATCTGAGCTTACCCGCTCTTGTCCAGCCGTATCCCATATAAGAAACTTATGGAGTTCGTTCTGATACTGTACAGTCTTGGTCATAAAAGAAGCCCTGAAACAAAACATAGGAGTCGGTCAGGATGGAATTAtgagggctgccattgctgaggcCGTCAGAAGGTCAGAGGTCACCTGACATCTTTTAGCCTGTCCCTGACCTGACCTCATCAGCTGTCAATTTCCAAGTGTAGGGTGCAGGAGATGAGGCCGCTCACAGGCAGCAGGGGGACAATTTTAACTTTGCATTTGACTAGATCAGTGGACTCttaactgtggcccgagggccagatgcggccctctGCTTGCttttatgtggcccttggggcattattttatACACTGAaactaacaatggggcataatcccTCCCCACTGaaaaggcacaattcctcccaatgacaccaatgatggggcagattttccttccaatgacaccaataatggggcagattTCCTTccaatcagtagataagccggcctaactctgaatctacgccggcgtttgtttaagcgtatgctcaaacagagatacgcttaaacaaagctaagataggacggcttgcgccgttctatcttagcttgcaattttttggatggccgctaggtggcgcttccattgcggccggcgtagattatgtaaatgagcgtttacgccgattcccgaacgtacgcgagcccgccgcagtcgattaacgtcgtttccgtaaggccttaggcggcctaaagttattccacctatgaggtggaataacaatgttaaagtatggcggccgttcccgccgcgaggttcgaattttttacgtcgtttgcgcaagtcgtccgcgaatcgggagttacgtcgtttacgtccgcgtctaaatcaataggcccgtacggcgtacttagccgcaatgcgccctgggaaatttaggcgcccggtgcatgcgcagtaagaaaaaacgtaaaaaaacgtgaggtcaagcctcattagcattaaacacgccccccccccccaacccatttgaattaggcgcccttacgcccgccgtgtttacactacgccgccctaagaaaggaggtaagtgctttctgaatcatgtactttcctctcttacttaaggcggcgtagtgtaaatacgctaggctacgccgacccatttttaggcgcccctacctgaatctacccagtCATATCTCATGCCGAATTGGCAGCCTCCGAATcgttgcggcgtcgcaccgattcccaaaagtcgtttctgtactccTTTTGGCGATTTGAGGGCGCGATTTGcactgacatctgtgcagaaacccacacaggTGTCTcagaaatcgcccccgaagtaaGGACTGACACGCGGGATTGAAatcgttcagctgaactcacccGCTTTCAATcccgcatcaatgtgaaccacggCTTAAAGAGATTTTCTGTCGCTTTCCACTgtgtctctaatgccgcgtacacactgtcggaatttccgacaacaaatgttcgatgtgagcttgttatcggaaaatccgaccgtgcgtaggctccatcggacatttgctgtcggagtttgcgacaacaaatgtttgagagctggttctcaatttttttcgacaacaaaagttcttgtcggaaattccgatcgcctgtagccaattccaacgcacaaaaatcatatgcatgttcggaatcattgaacttcatatttctcggctcgtcgtacgtcattGCGTTctcgacgttcggaatttccgacaacatttgtgagaccgtgtgtatgcaatacaagtttgagcgaacagtccgtctgaaaaaaatccacggttttgatgtcagaATATCAgattgtctgtacgcggcataagacaggaagtgaagggaaatctctccaacagaatacagaaaggaaaaaaaaaaaaaaaaaagggggggttttaaaggaaaacatttttttccctaaatagcttcctttaccttagtgcagtcctccttcacttacctcatccttccattttgcttttaaatgtccttatttcttctgagaaatcctcacttcctgttcttctgtctgtaactccacacagtaatgcaaggctttctccctggtgtggagaaagcctcttgaaggggcgagcaggagtgtcaggacgcccactaacacacagctcctttctctatctgcaaagtagagagtgtcctgacactcctgctcgccccctcaagaggctttctccacaccagggagaaagcctcgcattacggtgtggagttacagaccaaagaacaggaagtgaggatttctcagaagaaataaggacatttaaaagcaaaaatggaaggatgaggtaagtgaaggaggactgcaccaaggtaaaggaagctatttaggggggaaaaaacaacccctttaactgtacaCCCCTCTATTTAAAAATGTTAGCGGGAACAAGGATATCCGAACAAAAGAAACTCACCCAATTGTGGGATTGATATTCGGATCAAAGCTGTCTTCTACAAACCGCCAGACGATACTGGATTTTCCGACACCAGTGTCCTGCAGAAAAACAAACCAGAGTCAGAATGGCGACAGGCAGTTTAGTGTAAGAGCTCTAGCCATTGCATTTTACACACAAGGGATGGGAACATTACAGCTGCACAAAAACAAAACCCAATTTCAATGAATTAACGAGCTGGGATGATTCATATTTTCCCCCAATTGCCATTTGCAGGCTTCCTGCCTAGTAATACGGCACAATGACTGCGCTTTGCTGATCCTCTTATTACACTAAAGCTGGTCAGTTttgaaaactgtagctgctgacttttaataagcaaccactcacctgtcccacgatgTGGCGGGGGGCTCACCCCAGCCATTTTCTCCCTGCGTCCTCTCTCGCCGTCATCTTCactatgggcacccggctgtgacagctgttactGCGACTTCAGAGCCAGGTGgccactgcacatgcacgagcggCACCGTACACGGTGAATGGTTCCACAGTCTCCTTGAGACCCATCATGTGTCCCAAAAGACTTCAGGAGAGTGAGAAGGAGAACTTACTTGTAAgtaaaaaattcaccttaatgcaatatatgcattaaggtgaaacaacatCTTataatgccgcccccccccgagcccccgttatactaaCCTGACCCCTTCGAAATTCCCGCgcagtcccgagatcctctttgccgctcagcctggccgctgattggctagagcggatggattgagagcagcgcagccattggctggcgctgctgtcaatcacatcctgtGACGCGTCACGCCGAGGGTgggcgagtgatac
This window contains:
- the RAB22A gene encoding ras-related protein Rab-22A is translated as MALRELKVCLLGDTGVGKSSIVWRFVEDSFDPNINPTIGASFMTKTVQYQNELHKFLIWDTAGQERFRALAPMYYRGSTAAIIAYDITKEETFSTLKNWVKELRQHGPPNIVVAIAGNKCDLNDVREVLEKDAKDYADSINAVFVETSAKNAININELFLEISKRIPSTNASATYGKGFKLRRQSSEVERRCC